One window of the Rhizorhabdus dicambivorans genome contains the following:
- a CDS encoding NADP-dependent oxidoreductase, protein MADDKTLLNRQWLLAARPQGKLKLGDFEYRETPFAIPDLEPGEILLNNRVFACAPTMRNFMNPPGRSYRASVPLGTPVTGVVGAEVIASNNPDYPVGTQVNTVARWEDYSLLNPAKTEVPVYPIEGDIDLMEMMGPLSLNSLTAYYGLFGIGKPAPGETVVVSGAAGSVGTMACQFARIHGCRVIGIAGGPEKCAWLLDTLGVDGAIDYKGEDVSARLRELCPDGVDVFFDNVGGEILDAVMENIAPRGRIAVCGQVSAYNSDDPAPGPRDMMKLVYWRVRIEGFVLGDFADGVAAARQTIRQWFREGKLVARQDIRHGFAKLPESFLDLFEGANEGSLLVTAASD, encoded by the coding sequence ATGGCTGACGACAAGACCCTGCTGAACCGGCAATGGCTGCTCGCGGCGCGGCCACAGGGCAAGCTCAAGCTCGGCGACTTCGAATATCGCGAGACTCCGTTCGCCATTCCCGATCTCGAACCCGGCGAGATCCTGCTGAACAACCGCGTCTTCGCCTGCGCGCCCACCATGCGCAACTTCATGAACCCGCCGGGGCGCAGCTACCGCGCGTCGGTGCCGCTGGGCACGCCCGTCACCGGCGTCGTCGGCGCGGAGGTGATCGCGTCCAACAATCCCGACTATCCGGTCGGCACCCAGGTCAACACCGTCGCGCGCTGGGAGGATTACAGCCTGCTCAATCCCGCGAAGACGGAGGTTCCGGTCTATCCGATCGAGGGCGACATCGACCTGATGGAGATGATGGGCCCGCTCTCGCTCAACAGCCTCACCGCCTATTACGGCCTGTTCGGCATCGGCAAGCCCGCGCCCGGCGAGACGGTGGTGGTGTCGGGCGCTGCCGGATCGGTTGGCACCATGGCCTGCCAGTTCGCGCGCATCCATGGCTGCCGCGTGATCGGCATCGCCGGCGGGCCCGAGAAATGCGCCTGGCTGCTCGACACGCTCGGCGTCGACGGCGCGATCGACTATAAGGGCGAGGACGTCTCCGCACGGCTGCGCGAGCTGTGCCCCGATGGTGTCGACGTCTTCTTCGACAATGTCGGCGGCGAGATATTGGACGCGGTGATGGAGAATATCGCCCCGCGCGGCCGGATCGCGGTGTGCGGCCAGGTTTCCGCCTATAACAGCGATGATCCCGCGCCGGGGCCGCGCGACATGATGAAGCTGGTCTACTGGCGCGTCCGGATCGAGGGCTTCGTGCTCGGCGACTTCGCCGACGGGGTCGCCGCCGCGCGCCAGACGATCCGCCAGTGGTTCCGCGAAGGCAAGCTCGTCGCCCGGCAGGATATCCGCCACGGCTTCGCGAAGCTGCCGGAATCCTTCCTCGACCTGTTCGAGGGTGCGAACGAGGGCAGCCTGCTCGTCACCGCTGCGTCGGACTGA
- a CDS encoding Lrp/AsnC family transcriptional regulator, producing the protein MKDSTLPSLDPLDRKILACLQKRGNISHAELAIEVRASQASCWRRIRALEERGVLGPTVRLLDREAVGRGLDVLCQVRMKAHDLDARHCFEDFARQHPNIMECYSMSGEWDYLVRIVVGNVQEYEKILMQEILAQDVAASSSHFALKCVKYKTDIPI; encoded by the coding sequence ATGAAAGATTCCACTCTTCCCTCGCTCGATCCGCTCGACCGCAAGATCCTGGCCTGCCTGCAGAAGCGCGGCAATATCAGCCATGCCGAACTGGCGATCGAGGTGCGCGCCTCGCAGGCATCCTGCTGGCGCCGCATTCGGGCGCTCGAGGAACGCGGCGTGCTGGGGCCGACGGTGCGCCTGCTCGACCGCGAAGCCGTCGGGCGCGGGCTCGACGTGCTCTGCCAGGTCCGGATGAAGGCGCACGACCTCGACGCCCGCCACTGTTTCGAGGACTTCGCCCGGCAGCATCCCAACATCATGGAATGCTATTCGATGTCGGGGGAATGGGACTATCTGGTCCGCATCGTCGTCGGCAATGTGCAGGAATATGAGAAGATCCTGATGCAGGAGATCCTGGCCCAGGACGTCGCCGCCTCCTCCTCGCACTTCGCGCTCAAATGCGTGAAGTACAAGACCGACATCCCGATCTGA
- a CDS encoding amino acid aminotransferase, translating to MSLDTVAPAPRPEGETGTGLFPGGLGPQPADSLLALIGAFRADRRAGKIDVGVGVYRDPQGRTPVLRAVKEAERRLVAGQETKAYLGPEGDAGFFEALKPIIFGDADHGARLVGLQTPGGTGALRLAAELIARFNPQARIWVGEPTWPNHHPILQAAGLEIMAYQHFDVATQRLTFARALDALSRARRGDVALLHGCCHNPVGADFDMTQWRELAQLMRERGVLPLIDLAYQGLGRGLDEDAAGARILLETVGEGLLAYSCDKNFGLYRERVGALYALAGEAAAAGVVQSNLLALARANWSMPPDHGAAIVRVILSDPALAADWRTELAEMRDRIRGIRALLADADPRLAPLRGQQGMFSTLPLTPQQVARLRDERGIYMPASGRINLAGLTAETIPTFVDALASLR from the coding sequence ATGTCGCTCGATACCGTCGCACCGGCGCCCCGGCCGGAGGGCGAGACGGGGACCGGCCTGTTTCCGGGCGGGCTGGGGCCGCAGCCCGCCGATTCCCTGCTGGCGCTGATCGGGGCCTTCCGGGCCGACCGGCGGGCGGGCAAGATCGATGTCGGGGTGGGCGTCTATCGCGACCCGCAGGGGCGGACCCCGGTGCTGCGCGCGGTTAAGGAGGCGGAGCGCCGCCTGGTCGCCGGGCAGGAGACCAAGGCCTATCTGGGGCCGGAAGGCGACGCCGGCTTCTTCGAGGCGCTGAAACCGATCATCTTCGGCGACGCCGACCATGGAGCGAGGCTCGTCGGCCTGCAGACGCCCGGCGGCACCGGGGCGCTGCGGCTGGCGGCCGAACTGATCGCTCGGTTCAACCCGCAGGCGCGGATATGGGTGGGCGAACCGACCTGGCCCAATCATCACCCGATCCTGCAGGCCGCGGGGCTCGAAATCATGGCCTATCAGCATTTCGACGTCGCGACCCAGCGGCTGACCTTCGCTCGCGCGCTTGACGCGCTGAGCCGGGCGCGGCGTGGCGATGTCGCGTTGCTGCACGGCTGCTGCCACAATCCGGTCGGCGCCGATTTCGACATGACGCAATGGCGCGAACTGGCGCAGCTGATGCGCGAGCGCGGCGTGCTGCCGCTGATCGACCTCGCCTATCAGGGCCTGGGCAGGGGGCTGGACGAGGACGCGGCGGGCGCCCGCATCCTGCTCGAAACCGTGGGGGAAGGGCTGCTGGCCTATAGCTGCGACAAGAATTTCGGCCTTTATCGCGAGCGGGTGGGGGCGCTCTATGCGCTGGCCGGCGAAGCGGCGGCGGCCGGGGTGGTGCAGTCCAACCTGCTCGCCCTCGCCCGCGCCAACTGGTCGATGCCGCCCGATCATGGCGCGGCGATCGTCCGGGTCATCCTGTCCGATCCGGCGCTGGCCGCCGACTGGCGCACCGAACTGGCCGAGATGCGCGATCGCATCCGGGGCATCCGCGCGCTGCTGGCCGATGCCGACCCCCGGCTGGCGCCGCTGCGCGGCCAGCAGGGCATGTTCTCCACCCTGCCGCTTACCCCGCAACAGGTGGCGCGGCTGCGCGACGAGCGCGGAATCTACATGCCCGCATCGGGCCGCATCAACCTTGCCGGCCTGACCGCCGAGACCATTCCCACCTTCGTCGACGCGCTGGCCTCGCTCCGCTGA
- a CDS encoding aldehyde dehydrogenase yields the protein MEQLRGSFFIGGDWVEPASDRRFTLVDASSGEAIGTVPEGVEADIDAAVAAARKALHASGWADASPAERASVIERFLAALTARSEDIARSVSTQNGMPIAVSRALEGGFSLGLGQYYADLARSLGQPDIRPSQMGRETRVEHSPIGVVAAIIPWNFPVTLAISKIAPAMAAGCTMVIKPSPGTVLDSYILAEAALEAGVPPGVLNWVAADRDVGAYLIAHPGIDKVAFTGSTAAGRAIARTCGELLRPVTLELGGKSAAILLDDVDLDAFIQGVPMASLLNNGQTCYLGTRILAPRRRYAEIVDALAGLANSLVIGDALDPDTQLGPLASSAHRDRVENYISIGKNEARLVAGGGRPSHSNRGWFVQPTIFADVDNHARIAQEEIFGPVLAVIPHDGEEDAIRIANDNPAGLGGSVWSADSAHATDVARRVVTGTIGINGYLPSIGAPFGGVKASGMGREFGPEALNAYHNTKSIYVMG from the coding sequence ATGGAGCAGTTGCGGGGATCGTTCTTCATTGGCGGTGATTGGGTGGAGCCGGCGAGCGACCGGCGCTTCACGCTGGTCGATGCGTCGAGCGGGGAAGCGATCGGCACGGTGCCCGAGGGTGTTGAGGCCGATATCGACGCGGCCGTCGCCGCCGCCCGCAAGGCGCTCCATGCCTCCGGATGGGCCGATGCCTCCCCCGCCGAGCGCGCCTCCGTCATCGAACGCTTCCTCGCCGCCCTCACCGCCCGCAGCGAGGATATCGCCCGCTCCGTCAGCACCCAGAACGGCATGCCCATCGCCGTCAGCCGCGCCCTCGAAGGCGGCTTCTCCCTCGGCCTCGGCCAATATTATGCCGATCTCGCCCGATCCCTCGGACAGCCCGACATCCGCCCCTCCCAGATGGGCCGCGAAACCCGCGTCGAGCACAGCCCCATCGGCGTCGTCGCCGCCATCATCCCCTGGAACTTCCCCGTCACCCTCGCCATCAGCAAGATCGCCCCCGCCATGGCCGCCGGCTGCACCATGGTCATCAAGCCTTCCCCCGGCACCGTTCTCGACAGCTACATCCTCGCCGAGGCCGCCCTCGAGGCCGGCGTGCCCCCGGGCGTCCTCAACTGGGTCGCAGCAGACCGCGACGTCGGCGCCTATCTCATCGCCCATCCCGGCATCGACAAGGTCGCCTTCACCGGCTCCACCGCCGCCGGACGCGCCATCGCCCGAACCTGCGGCGAACTGCTCCGACCCGTCACCCTCGAACTCGGCGGAAAGTCCGCCGCCATCCTCCTCGACGATGTCGATCTCGATGCCTTCATCCAGGGCGTCCCCATGGCCTCCCTGCTCAACAACGGCCAGACCTGCTATCTGGGAACCCGCATCCTCGCACCCCGCCGCCGCTATGCCGAAATCGTCGATGCCCTCGCCGGCCTCGCCAACTCGCTCGTCATCGGCGACGCCCTCGATCCCGATACCCAGCTCGGCCCCCTCGCCTCCTCCGCCCACCGCGACCGCGTCGAAAACTATATCTCCATCGGCAAGAACGAGGCCCGCCTCGTCGCCGGCGGCGGACGCCCCTCCCACAGCAACCGCGGATGGTTCGTCCAGCCCACCATCTTCGCCGATGTCGACAACCACGCCCGCATCGCCCAGGAGGAGATCTTCGGCCCCGTCCTCGCCGTCATCCCCCATGATGGCGAGGAGGACGCCATCCGCATCGCCAACGACAACCCCGCCGGCCTCGGCGGCTCCGTCTGGAGCGCCGACAGCGCCCATGCCACCGACGTCGCCCGCAGGGTCGTCACCGGCACCATCGGCATCAACGGCTACCTCCCCTCGATCGGCGCTCCCTTCGGCGGCGTGAAGGCCTCCGGCATGGGGCGCGAGTTCGGGCCGGAAGCCCTCAACGCCTATCACAACACCAAATCCATCTACGTCATGGGTTGA
- a CDS encoding acetoacetate decarboxylase family protein codes for MDHNPRPAIRIMPASFGVAGGPRQAPDHGDFRSGPISVRRFVVRFRGRGDQIGALLPDGLALRGEPTVTFQFFCLRDIPWLAGRGYNLLSMLIPVRHASSAGGDITDGQYQAVMWENLGDPIITGREQLGHPKLYAQLPEPRDWNGRTHIRASWEDFTFAEMELSCDAAPSAELLADIGQSAGAGIISHKYIPRSGQWDQADADYLTLSPLPGEANLRDPQPAPSIRVGTGRIRFNRPDWQDMPTQYHIVRQLAALDQLEQLEAFVMEGRMYLDFYDQKILD; via the coding sequence ATGGATCACAACCCCAGGCCCGCGATCCGGATCATGCCGGCCAGCTTCGGCGTCGCCGGCGGCCCGCGCCAGGCCCCCGATCATGGCGATTTCCGGTCCGGCCCGATCAGCGTGCGGCGCTTCGTGGTGCGCTTCCGGGGCCGTGGCGACCAGATCGGCGCGCTGCTGCCGGACGGCCTCGCCCTGCGCGGGGAGCCGACCGTGACCTTCCAGTTCTTCTGCCTGCGCGACATCCCCTGGCTGGCGGGGCGCGGCTATAACCTCCTGTCGATGCTGATCCCGGTCCGCCATGCGTCTTCGGCCGGCGGCGACATCACCGATGGCCAATATCAGGCGGTGATGTGGGAAAATCTCGGCGATCCGATCATCACCGGCCGGGAGCAGCTCGGCCACCCCAAGCTCTACGCCCAGCTGCCTGAGCCACGGGACTGGAACGGCAGGACGCATATCCGCGCGAGTTGGGAGGATTTCACCTTCGCCGAAATGGAATTGTCCTGCGACGCTGCCCCCAGCGCCGAACTGCTGGCCGATATCGGGCAGAGCGCGGGCGCGGGGATCATCTCGCACAAATATATCCCGCGCAGCGGGCAGTGGGATCAGGCCGACGCCGATTATCTCACCCTGTCGCCGCTGCCGGGGGAGGCCAATCTGCGCGATCCGCAGCCCGCCCCCTCGATCAGGGTCGGCACCGGCCGGATCCGCTTCAACCGGCCCGACTGGCAGGACATGCCGACGCAATATCACATCGTCCGGCAGCTCGCCGCGCTCGATCAGCTCGAACAGCTGGAGGCCTTCGTCATGGAAGGCCGGATGTATCTCGATTTCTACGACCAGAAGATCCTGGACTGA
- a CDS encoding dihydroxy-acid dehydratase domain-containing protein, which produces MTKATERSRSALEGPMRAPQRHHLRATGLGDDAIARPFVGVVHTHGEVSPCAMSLAPQAAAAKLGVEVAGATAREFTTVSISDVWTLAHDHGPQYSLISREVVADSVELVLEGQRYDAVVALGACDKTVPGMLMAMTRVNIPGVYIHGGPAIQGHRDGQDLNLYRIFGDMDRAALGEISETGLEDLNRDTVVTIGTCPVQGTASTASASAEIMGFSALGSTTMPAVFPQRTDLARKAGEHAVRLLMQGGLLPRDWVTRESLENAVTMVAATRGSSNMLLHLPAIANEAGIRFELKDMAAILRRTPRITSVAPNGPHFLLDLHRAGGLPVVFRALLDGGLLHGETPTNDGRPLSAALADARAPDGRVIRGCDDPFQSDSGIRVLQGNLAPDGCIVKTADLPRLVFEGPARVFDGDREARKGIAEGRFKAGDVIIVRGEGPRGSPGMREMLEAPSPIRRRGMGQDVALVTDGRWPIGTGGLCVAHVSPEAHSGGPLALVRDGDIIRIDAERGTIDVRISDEEFARRRSGWTPPPDWVGGLAEKYARSVGPTHLGAPTHSRF; this is translated from the coding sequence ATGACCAAAGCAACCGAGCGCTCTCGATCGGCGCTTGAGGGGCCGATGCGTGCGCCGCAACGCCACCATCTGCGCGCGACCGGCCTGGGCGACGATGCCATCGCCAGGCCGTTCGTCGGGGTGGTCCACACCCATGGCGAGGTCAGCCCCTGCGCGATGTCGCTCGCCCCCCAGGCGGCGGCGGCCAAGCTCGGCGTCGAAGTCGCCGGCGCGACGGCGCGCGAGTTCACCACTGTCTCGATATCCGACGTATGGACCCTGGCGCACGACCATGGCCCTCAATACAGCCTGATCTCGCGCGAAGTCGTCGCGGACTCGGTCGAACTGGTGCTGGAGGGGCAGCGTTACGATGCCGTCGTGGCGCTGGGCGCCTGCGACAAGACCGTTCCCGGCATGCTGATGGCAATGACGCGGGTGAACATCCCCGGCGTCTATATCCATGGCGGCCCCGCCATTCAGGGCCACCGGGACGGGCAGGATCTCAATCTCTACCGGATATTCGGCGACATGGACCGCGCCGCGCTCGGCGAGATATCCGAAACCGGGCTGGAGGACCTGAACCGGGATACGGTGGTGACGATCGGCACCTGCCCCGTCCAGGGCACGGCGAGCACCGCCTCCGCCAGCGCCGAGATCATGGGCTTCTCCGCGCTCGGCAGCACCACCATGCCCGCCGTCTTCCCGCAGCGAACCGACTTGGCCCGCAAGGCCGGCGAACATGCGGTGCGGCTGCTGATGCAGGGCGGCCTGCTGCCGCGCGACTGGGTCACCCGCGAAAGCCTCGAGAATGCCGTGACGATGGTCGCCGCCACGCGCGGCTCCTCCAACATGCTTCTGCATCTGCCGGCGATCGCGAACGAGGCCGGAATCCGCTTCGAGCTGAAGGACATGGCGGCGATACTGCGCCGCACGCCCCGCATCACCAGCGTCGCGCCCAACGGCCCCCATTTCCTGCTCGATCTGCACCGCGCCGGAGGATTGCCCGTCGTGTTCCGCGCGCTGCTCGACGGCGGCCTGCTGCACGGCGAAACGCCGACCAATGACGGGCGGCCGCTGTCCGCCGCGCTGGCCGATGCGCGCGCGCCCGACGGCCGGGTGATCCGGGGCTGCGACGATCCCTTCCAGTCGGATAGCGGAATCAGGGTGCTGCAGGGCAATCTCGCCCCCGATGGCTGCATCGTGAAGACGGCGGACCTTCCCCGGCTGGTCTTCGAGGGGCCGGCGCGGGTGTTCGACGGCGATCGGGAAGCGCGCAAGGGCATCGCCGAAGGCCGCTTCAAGGCCGGCGACGTCATCATCGTCCGTGGCGAGGGGCCCAGGGGCAGCCCGGGCATGCGCGAAATGCTGGAGGCGCCCTCCCCGATCCGCCGTCGCGGCATGGGGCAGGATGTCGCTCTCGTCACCGATGGCCGCTGGCCGATCGGAACCGGCGGGCTGTGCGTCGCCCATGTCTCGCCCGAAGCCCACAGCGGCGGTCCGCTCGCGCTGGTGCGCGATGGCGACATCATCCGGATCGACGCCGAACGCGGCACGATCGACGTTCGCATCAGCGACGAGGAATTCGCCCGCCGCCGCAGCGGCTGGACGCCGCCACCGGACTGGGTCGGCGGCCTGGCCGAGAAATATGCCCGCTCGGTCGGCCCCACCCATCTCGGCGCGCCAACCCATTCGCGCTTCTGA
- a CDS encoding alpha/beta hydrolase family protein — MPFDIIIDGRDTDESFDFSLRLDSHVVPGTFWNAKPSAGVPPALTLLQHGGPLHKRHENSDNLARSIVERTGSAVLLIDGPIHGQRRAEQLELMEMLGVFRRYWQDDAGIDGMVSDWRQALDAVLERGWADPDRVAWFGVSMGTAYGIPVCAADARIKAAAMGMWGTDWGQAERLIGDARRMTIPALFQIKAGDEIFSNGGQREIFEALGSGDKRLSTFPGGHSLTAPGQLDQLLDFVTHTFSEA, encoded by the coding sequence ATGCCCTTCGACATCATCATCGACGGACGCGATACCGACGAGAGCTTCGACTTCTCGTTGCGGCTGGACAGCCATGTCGTGCCCGGCACCTTCTGGAACGCGAAGCCGTCGGCAGGGGTGCCGCCCGCGCTGACCCTGCTCCAGCATGGCGGCCCCCTGCACAAGCGGCACGAGAATTCGGACAATCTCGCCCGTTCGATCGTCGAACGGACGGGCAGCGCGGTCCTGCTGATCGACGGCCCCATCCATGGCCAGCGCCGCGCCGAACAGCTTGAACTGATGGAGATGCTCGGCGTCTTCCGCCGCTATTGGCAGGACGATGCGGGCATAGACGGCATGGTATCCGACTGGCGCCAAGCCCTCGACGCGGTGCTGGAGCGCGGCTGGGCCGATCCCGATCGCGTCGCCTGGTTCGGCGTCTCGATGGGAACAGCCTATGGGATCCCGGTCTGCGCGGCCGATGCCCGCATCAAGGCCGCCGCGATGGGAATGTGGGGCACCGACTGGGGCCAGGCCGAGCGGCTGATCGGCGACGCGCGGCGGATGACCATCCCCGCCCTCTTCCAGATCAAGGCCGGGGACGAGATTTTCTCCAACGGGGGCCAGCGCGAGATTTTCGAGGCGCTGGGCTCCGGGGACAAGCGATTGAGCACCTTCCCGGGCGGGCATTCCCTCACCGCGCCCGGGCAGCTCGATCAACTTCTGGATTTCGTGACGCACACCTTTTCGGAGGCGTGA
- a CDS encoding SDR family NAD(P)-dependent oxidoreductase — translation MLEFEGRAALVTGGGSGIGRETCLALAARGAFVWVTDYDRASAEATVDLIGRAGGRARALRLDVALEAEWEAALALTDDHADGLRILVNCAGKSIIAETFAMPVEDLRRILSINVEGTFLGMKHGIPRIARSGGGAVVNMSSALAMKGVARMAAYCGSKAAIEMMTKAVALECAELRNGVRVNSVHPGIVDTPAWHKHGPDEVGALSDTLSEGASVLSADEVARKVVPIGVACSAGEIAQTICFLASDAARHITGAGIVIDGGMTAG, via the coding sequence ATGTTGGAATTCGAAGGGCGCGCGGCGCTCGTCACCGGAGGAGGAAGCGGCATCGGCCGCGAGACCTGCCTTGCCCTGGCCGCCCGTGGCGCGTTCGTCTGGGTCACGGACTATGACCGCGCATCGGCCGAAGCAACCGTCGATCTGATCGGACGTGCCGGAGGCAGGGCACGCGCATTGCGGCTGGACGTGGCGCTGGAGGCCGAATGGGAAGCCGCGCTCGCCCTGACCGACGATCATGCGGACGGGCTGCGCATCCTCGTGAACTGCGCCGGCAAGTCGATCATCGCCGAGACCTTCGCGATGCCGGTCGAGGATCTGCGCCGCATCCTGTCGATCAACGTGGAGGGCACCTTCCTCGGCATGAAGCACGGCATCCCCCGGATCGCGCGATCGGGCGGGGGCGCCGTGGTGAACATGTCGTCGGCGCTCGCGATGAAGGGGGTCGCGCGGATGGCGGCCTATTGCGGGTCCAAGGCCGCGATCGAGATGATGACGAAGGCGGTCGCGCTCGAATGCGCGGAGCTTCGCAACGGCGTCCGCGTCAATTCGGTGCATCCCGGCATCGTCGACACCCCCGCCTGGCACAAGCACGGCCCCGACGAGGTCGGCGCGCTTTCCGACACGCTCTCCGAAGGAGCAAGCGTCCTGAGCGCCGACGAGGTCGCCCGGAAGGTCGTGCCGATCGGCGTCGCCTGCTCGGCCGGGGAGATCGCCCAGACCATCTGCTTCCTTGCATCCGATGCCGCCCGGCACATCACCGGCGCCGGGATCGTGATCGACGGCGGCATGACGGCCGGCTGA
- a CDS encoding LysR family transcriptional regulator yields the protein MNLRSLRYFLKVTEYGSITRAAVGLHITQPSLTQHLKQLEEYFETPLFMRHGRGIVLTEAGRLLRLKGEILIDQIEDLRSEVEQSAATPRGTIAVGMPISWSELVTYPVIERYRREFPDVRIKLVVNASEALATAMDNSEIQLAVLTETDDPGRFWSTPIMEERVFLVGPASSGLREDKPVTLNDLIDYPMIIPLNMTLVMRRVDRALASAGLSLNGVLEAPSTNILPLIEKGVGFSTMSAAGLPPTGPGSPFAATQISGMSMAWAIATPKNRPKTAAVSAFETLLIEQIRTAVSSGRWRTGRIFDEPVDLTKPAATGAPSKLRL from the coding sequence GTGAACCTGCGCAGTCTTCGTTATTTCCTCAAGGTGACGGAATATGGCAGCATCACCCGCGCGGCGGTCGGCCTGCACATCACCCAGCCATCGCTGACCCAGCATCTCAAGCAGCTCGAGGAATATTTCGAAACGCCGCTGTTCATGCGGCACGGGCGCGGGATCGTGCTGACCGAGGCCGGCCGGCTGCTGCGCCTGAAGGGCGAGATACTGATCGACCAGATCGAGGACCTGCGCAGCGAGGTGGAACAGAGCGCGGCCACGCCGCGCGGGACGATCGCGGTGGGGATGCCGATTTCCTGGTCCGAACTGGTGACCTATCCGGTGATCGAGCGGTACCGCCGCGAGTTTCCCGATGTCCGCATCAAGCTTGTCGTCAATGCCAGCGAGGCGCTGGCCACCGCCATGGACAACAGCGAGATACAGCTCGCGGTGCTGACCGAGACCGACGACCCCGGCCGTTTCTGGTCGACGCCGATCATGGAGGAGCGGGTGTTCCTGGTGGGGCCGGCATCATCGGGTCTTCGCGAGGACAAGCCGGTCACCCTCAACGACCTGATAGACTATCCGATGATCATCCCCCTCAACATGACGCTGGTGATGCGGCGGGTGGATCGCGCGCTCGCATCGGCGGGGCTCTCGCTCAACGGCGTGCTGGAAGCGCCGTCGACCAACATCCTGCCGTTGATCGAGAAGGGAGTCGGCTTCTCGACGATGTCGGCGGCCGGGCTGCCGCCGACGGGGCCGGGCAGCCCGTTCGCCGCGACGCAGATTTCCGGCATGTCGATGGCCTGGGCGATCGCGACGCCGAAGAACCGGCCGAAGACGGCGGCGGTATCGGCGTTCGAGACGCTGCTGATCGAACAGATCCGGACGGCGGTATCCTCCGGCCGCTGGCGGACCGGGCGGATCTTCGACGAGCCGGTCGACCTGACCAAGCCGGCCGCGACCGGCGCGCCTTCCAAGCTGCGGCTGTAG